Proteins found in one Mytilus edulis chromosome 2, xbMytEdul2.2, whole genome shotgun sequence genomic segment:
- the LOC139510634 gene encoding ankyrin repeat domain-containing protein 45-like produces the protein MTPDGEQEEKEVEILLPNTTIVTHCILKNDSQRFVRCFEDDEDAFKDTVAELINHRGEDGKSPLDLAATLGRGDISKELIQRGADVLAVNCQGYCAMHHAAAWGKLGVLKVLVEALSDLQQKNIHGERPRETALRYNKTECVDFLDWAEAKVDLQNFIKTTQETLADGEKVQGRLTKDDKNIITNTCKEKAEWVERTTDATTKDFITQKMALEEVINPIMQKLNEPGMYTFIFIYFLYFLGRFV, from the exons atgaCACCTGACGGAGAACAAGAGGAAAAAGAAGTCGAAATTCTGCTTCCAAACACCACAATCGTTACACActgtattttgaaaaatgattcaCAAAGATTTGTGAGGTGCTTTGAAGATGATGAGGATGCATTCAAAGACACAGTTGCTGAGTTAATTAATCATCGTGGAGAAGATGGAAAATCACCTCTTGATCTTGCAGCTACTTTAGGACGTGGGGATATTTCAAAGGAATTGATTCAGCGTGGTGCAGATGTTTTGGCAGTTAACTGTCAAG gtTATTGTGCAATGCATCATGCAGCTGCCTGGGGAAAGTTAGGTGTACTGAAAGTTTTGGTAGAAGCACTATCAGATTTACAACAGAAGAACATTCATGGAGAAAGACCAAGAGAAACAGCCCTCAGATATAACAAAACGGAGTGTGTTGACTTTTTAGACTGGGCTG aAGCTAAAGTTGACCTGCAAAACTTCATTAAAACGACACAAGAAACTCTGGCAGATGGAGAGAAAGTCCAAGGGAGGTTAACCAAAGATGACAAA aacatCATTACAAATACGTGTAAAGAGAAGGCTGAATGGGTAGAGAGGACAACTGATGCTACAACTAAAGATTTTATCACACAGAAAATGGCTCTAGAGGAAGTTATCAATCCAATCATGCAAAAACTCAATGAACCTGGTatgtacacatttatttttatatatttcttgtattttttggGCAGGTTTGTGTAA